In Rhodospirillales bacterium, a single window of DNA contains:
- a CDS encoding DHA2 family efflux MFS transporter permease subunit has protein sequence MPMSEATPGEAETLATAPPAGEAERITLRAIATVFCATLCTAMYAFTWNSVSVALPYMQGTFSATTDQIAWVIIAYVIGASVVTGCSGWLSARFGRKQVFLFAIAGFIVTLVGCAQATTLWEEVFWRFAQGMMAAPMLPLGQSIAVAAFPRSRYGQATSLWALGFVSANVVSPVIGGILIENWGWQYIFHFSIPFGVLGFVMAWFLVPWTPAEKTRLEWLGFTSLVVGVGVLQLMLARGERLEWFASGEVLIETAIAAVALYIFIFHTITGRNTFIDGSLFLNRNFAMGQIMIFLIGSVMFLPLILLPLQLQQIGGYPAIETGYLMLPRGLGSIVGLTLMAYLRDRVDPRPLLIIGIVFIAWPAWEMGHWTPDIRPRDVTWTTFIQGLAAGFIWAPLNTLTLSRLDRRVQDQGFALFYLLFDVGSAIGTAVVIGLLAHYSQINHEELNAFIHPFNELLRYPGLESVWDTSTTTGLAILQEQIGRQALMIGYNNAFMVVGGIMAICLPLVFVFRNPRDDDALRRRQGG, from the coding sequence ATGCCGATGTCCGAGGCCACGCCCGGGGAAGCGGAGACGCTGGCGACCGCGCCGCCGGCCGGTGAGGCCGAGCGGATCACGCTACGCGCGATCGCGACCGTGTTCTGCGCGACGCTGTGCACGGCGATGTACGCGTTCACCTGGAACTCGGTCTCGGTCGCGCTGCCCTATATGCAGGGCACGTTCTCGGCTACCACCGACCAGATCGCCTGGGTCATCATCGCCTATGTCATCGGCGCGTCGGTCGTCACCGGTTGTTCGGGCTGGCTCTCGGCGCGGTTCGGGCGCAAGCAGGTTTTCCTGTTCGCCATCGCCGGCTTCATCGTCACGCTGGTCGGCTGCGCCCAGGCGACGACGCTCTGGGAAGAGGTCTTCTGGCGCTTCGCCCAGGGCATGATGGCCGCACCCATGCTGCCGCTCGGTCAGTCGATCGCGGTCGCCGCCTTCCCCCGCTCGCGCTACGGCCAGGCGACCAGCCTGTGGGCCCTGGGCTTCGTCTCGGCGAATGTCGTCTCGCCGGTGATCGGCGGCATCCTGATCGAGAACTGGGGCTGGCAGTACATCTTCCATTTCTCGATCCCGTTCGGCGTTCTGGGTTTCGTCATGGCCTGGTTCCTGGTGCCCTGGACCCCGGCCGAGAAGACCCGGCTCGAATGGCTCGGGTTCACCAGCCTGGTGGTCGGCGTCGGCGTGCTGCAATTGATGCTGGCGCGCGGCGAGCGGCTGGAGTGGTTCGCCTCGGGTGAAGTCCTGATCGAGACGGCGATCGCCGCTGTCGCGCTCTACATCTTCATCTTCCACACGATCACCGGCAGGAACACCTTCATCGACGGTAGCCTGTTCCTGAACCGGAACTTCGCGATGGGCCAGATCATGATCTTCCTGATCGGCTCGGTGATGTTCCTGCCGCTCATCCTGTTGCCGCTGCAGCTGCAGCAGATCGGCGGTTACCCGGCGATCGAGACCGGCTATCTCATGCTGCCGCGCGGCCTCGGCTCAATCGTCGGGCTGACGCTGATGGCCTACCTGCGCGACCGGGTCGATCCCCGGCCGCTCCTGATCATCGGCATCGTCTTCATCGCCTGGCCGGCCTGGGAGATGGGTCACTGGACGCCCGATATCAGGCCCCGGGACGTCACCTGGACGACCTTCATCCAGGGCCTGGCGGCCGGCTTCATCTGGGCACCGCTCAACACGCTGACGCTGAGCCGCCTGGACCGCCGCGTTCAGGACCAGGGTTTTGCGCTCTTCTATCTGCTGTTCGATGTCGGCAGCGCAATCGGCACCGCGGTCGTGATCGGTCTGCTGGCCCACTACAGCCAGATCAACCACGAAGAACTCAACGCCTTCATCCACCCGTTCAACGAACTGCTGCGCTACCCCGGCCTCGAGTCCGTCTGGGACACGTCGACCACCACGGGCCTCGCCATCCTGCAGGAGCAGATCGGTCGGCAGGCGCTGATGATCGGCTACAACAACGCCTTCATGGTCGTCGGCGGTATCATGGCCATCTGCCTCCCCCTGGTCTTCGTGTTCCGCAACCCGCGCGACGACGACGCGCTGCGACGGCGGCAAGGCGGGTGA
- a CDS encoding FAD-dependent oxidoreductase codes for MTDHPFPHLFSPVKLRGHALRCRIVFGAHTPNMSADGLPTERHFGYYRERARGGAGMIVCEPTPPHDTAILTRGNLRHDDSVIPYWKRITDECHSHGTVMCHQIYHVGAHGDQDNSWTPYWSPSGQVSYHDPWGSHAMTEGEIEELVGAFVEQAVRDRKGGFDGVDLFAGYSCLIDQFWSPLANHRTDKWGGSLDNRLRFVTEIVEGIRKACGPDFIVGMTVSGAEPCPGGLTMADKQEIFALLDERGLADYMSCGTGSYLNNFSRIVPSMHFGTPLGTPDAAEIRKVVKHALVTAEARVKTPARAEAALADGTCDLVSIVRGQIADPHLANKARENRAGDIRPCISCNQLCIGRRMRDYHISCLVNPSVGREHPWDGDRPAASERPRHVLVVGGGPAGLETARVAAERGHRVTLVEKTDELGGQFRLAAGQPERGEIGELLTWYRTQLEKLQVRVRLRTEISADGIRASDADVIVLTTGSVPSRTGFQRAFPHVPALPGVDAENVCTVHDVLDGSVVPGTNVLLLDDINGWWPASGTALHLAEQRHMVTVVTAAEKPAAQLDFSVTGDTTRERFWKMGVEVICGHALTDWQNGKATIMNLYTGDTGERVFDTLVTATTNTVNDRLTRELADDDLEVYSIGDTVAARTASMAFFEARELGMRL; via the coding sequence ATGACCGACCATCCGTTTCCGCATCTCTTTTCGCCGGTGAAGTTGCGCGGCCACGCGCTCAGGTGCCGCATCGTCTTCGGCGCACACACGCCCAACATGTCGGCGGACGGCCTGCCGACCGAGCGCCACTTCGGCTACTACCGGGAGCGGGCCCGGGGCGGCGCGGGCATGATCGTCTGCGAGCCGACGCCGCCGCACGACACCGCGATCCTGACACGCGGCAACCTGCGCCACGACGACAGCGTCATTCCCTACTGGAAACGGATCACCGACGAGTGCCACAGCCACGGCACGGTCATGTGCCATCAGATCTATCACGTCGGCGCGCATGGCGATCAGGACAACTCCTGGACGCCCTACTGGTCGCCCTCGGGCCAGGTCAGCTACCACGACCCCTGGGGCAGCCACGCCATGACCGAGGGCGAGATCGAGGAGCTTGTCGGTGCCTTCGTCGAGCAAGCGGTGCGCGACCGGAAGGGCGGGTTCGACGGGGTCGACCTCTTTGCCGGCTACTCCTGCCTGATCGATCAGTTCTGGTCGCCGCTCGCCAACCACCGCACCGACAAGTGGGGCGGCAGCCTTGACAACCGGCTGCGCTTCGTAACCGAGATCGTCGAGGGCATCCGCAAGGCCTGCGGGCCCGATTTCATCGTCGGCATGACGGTCTCCGGTGCCGAACCCTGCCCGGGCGGCCTGACCATGGCCGACAAGCAGGAGATCTTTGCGCTGCTTGATGAGCGCGGCCTGGCCGACTACATGAGTTGCGGCACCGGCAGCTACCTCAACAACTTCTCCAGGATCGTGCCGAGCATGCATTTCGGCACGCCGCTCGGCACGCCCGACGCGGCGGAGATCAGGAAGGTCGTCAAACACGCGCTGGTCACCGCAGAAGCGCGGGTGAAGACACCGGCGCGCGCCGAGGCCGCCCTGGCGGACGGCACGTGCGATCTCGTTTCGATCGTGCGCGGCCAGATCGCCGATCCGCATCTCGCCAACAAGGCGCGTGAGAACAGGGCCGGGGACATCCGGCCCTGCATCTCGTGCAACCAGCTCTGCATCGGCCGGCGCATGCGCGACTATCACATCTCGTGCCTGGTCAATCCCTCGGTCGGGCGTGAACACCCGTGGGACGGCGACCGTCCCGCGGCCTCCGAACGGCCGCGCCATGTCCTGGTCGTGGGCGGCGGGCCGGCCGGGCTCGAAACCGCCCGTGTTGCTGCCGAGCGCGGCCACCGGGTGACGCTGGTCGAGAAGACCGACGAACTCGGCGGCCAGTTCCGCCTCGCCGCCGGTCAGCCCGAGCGCGGGGAGATCGGCGAACTGCTGACCTGGTACCGGACACAGCTCGAAAAGCTGCAGGTCCGCGTCCGGCTTCGCACCGAGATATCGGCTGACGGGATTCGCGCGTCGGATGCCGACGTCATCGTTCTGACCACGGGGTCGGTTCCCAGCCGCACCGGGTTCCAGCGTGCCTTCCCGCATGTGCCCGCGCTGCCCGGTGTCGACGCCGAGAACGTTTGCACCGTGCATGACGTTCTCGATGGCTCGGTCGTGCCCGGCACCAACGTGCTGCTGCTCGACGACATCAACGGCTGGTGGCCCGCCTCGGGCACCGCGCTCCACCTCGCCGAACAGCGCCACATGGTGACTGTCGTGACCGCCGCCGAGAAACCGGCCGCCCAGCTCGACTTCTCGGTCACCGGCGACACCACCCGCGAACGCTTCTGGAAGATGGGGGTTGAGGTGATCTGCGGCCATGCCCTGACCGACTGGCAGAACGGCAAGGCCACGATCATGAACCTCTATACCGGCGACACCGGGGAGCGGGTCTTCGACACGCTGGTCACCGCGACGACCAACACCGTGAACGACCGCCTGACCCGCGAACTGGCCGACGATGACCTTGAGGTCTACAGCATCGGCGACACCGTCGCCGCCCGCACGGCGAGCATGGCCTTCTTCGAAGCCCGCGAGCTGGGGATGAGGCTCTGA
- a CDS encoding GNAT family N-acetyltransferase, whose product MTDASLSIAIENPDTPETRAMLEASDAYMAERYPPANNYMLDVSALQGRDITFLVARKDGAAIGCGAIVRKAGYAEIKRMWVAPEARGLKLGRRLLDELEAVARAEAIPALMLEAGDEQPEAMGLYAAAGFTRRGAFGDYPEGPPSVFMEKRLG is encoded by the coding sequence ATGACCGACGCATCGCTCTCCATCGCCATCGAAAACCCCGACACGCCCGAGACGCGCGCCATGCTTGAGGCGTCCGACGCCTACATGGCCGAGCGTTATCCGCCCGCGAACAACTACATGCTTGACGTCAGCGCGCTGCAGGGCCGCGACATCACCTTCCTTGTCGCCCGCAAGGACGGTGCGGCGATCGGCTGCGGCGCGATCGTGCGCAAGGCGGGCTATGCCGAGATCAAGCGCATGTGGGTCGCACCCGAAGCCCGCGGCCTGAAGCTCGGTCGCCGCCTGCTCGACGAACTCGAGGCGGTCGCCCGTGCCGAAGCGATTCCCGCACTCATGCTGGAAGCGGGCGACGAACAGCCCGAAGCCATGGGTCTCTACGCCGCCGCAGGGTTTACCCGGCGCGGCGCCTTCGGCGACTATCCCGAAGGCCCACCCAGCGTCTTCATGGAAAAACGGCTGGGGTGA